Proteins encoded by one window of Sorex araneus isolate mSorAra2 chromosome 3, mSorAra2.pri, whole genome shotgun sequence:
- the ASPG gene encoding 60 kDa lysophospholipase: MARATEPERRLLAVYTGGTIGMRSEGGVLVPGKGLAAALRPLPMFHDEEYARARGLTDDTLALPPASPGQRIIYTILECQPLFDSSDMTITEWVQIAQTIERHYEQYHGFVVIHGTDTMAFAASVLSFVLENLQKPLILTGAQVPIHALWSDGRENLLGALLMAGQYVIPEVGLFFQNQLFRGNRVTKVDARRFAAFCSPNLPPLAVMGADVTINHELVRRVRGKDPLVVHSDMERDVGLLRLYPGIPAALVRAFLQPPLKGVVMETFGAGNGPTKADLVQELRAAAERGLVLLNCTHCLQGSVTADYAAGKAMAGAGIVSGFDMTAEAALAKLSYVLGRPGLSLEGRKELLARDLRGEMTRPMETEPRPSLQGGPLRLGLTHLLGLSQEAAAVRDALMPSLACAAAHAGDLEALQALAELGGDLSLGAADGWTPLHAAARGGHAGVVSLLLRRGADANARTDGGLSPLQLAARGRHRGVIGLLRAAGACLSPQELEDMGTELCRLASRADQEGLQAWWQAGADLGLPGYDGRSALHVAEATGNLEVVSFLQRLLRAEGPAPRD, from the exons ATGGCCCGCGCCACGGAGCCCGAGCGGCGGCTGCTGGCCGTCTACACGGGCGGGACCATCGGCATGCGCAGCGAGGGCGGCG TGCTGGTCCCCGGGAAGGGCCTGGCCGCCGCCCTGCGCCCACTGCCCATGTTCCACGATGAGGAGTACGCCCGGGCCCGTGGGCTCACAGATGACACCCTGGCACTGCC GCCCGCCAGCCCCGGCCAGAGGATCATCTACACCATCCTGGAGTGCCAGCCGCTCTTCGACTCCAGCGACATGACCATCACCGAGTGGGTCCAGATTGCACAGACCATTGAG AGACACTACGAGCAGTACCACGGCTTCGTGGTCATCCACGGCACCGACACCATGGCCTTCGCCGCCTCGGTGCTCTCTTTTGTGCTGGAGAACCTGCAGAAGCCCCTCATCCTCACGGGAGCCCAG GTGCCCATCCACGCGCTGTGGAGCGACGGCCGAGAGAACCTGCTGGGGGCCTTGCTCATGGCCGGCCAGTACGTGATCCCCGAG GTCGGCCTGTTCTTCCAGAACCAGCTGTTTCGAGGAAACCGGGTGACGAAGGTGGACGCCCGCAGGTTTGCTGCCTTCTGCTCGCCCAACCTGCCCCCACTGGCGGTCATGGGCGCAGACGTCACCA TTAACCACGAGCTGGTGCGGAGGGTGCGCGGGAAGGACCCACTGGTGGTGCACAGCGACATGGAGCGCGACGTGGGGCTGCTGCGCCTGTACCCCGGGATCCCTGCCGCCCTG GTGCGCGCCTTCCTGCAGCCCCCGCTCAAGGGCGTGGTCATGGAGACCTTCGGCGCCGGCAACGGGCCCACCAAGGCCGACCTGGTGCAGGAGCTGCGCGCGGCCGCCGAGCGCGGCCTGGTCCTGCTCAACTGCACGCACTGCCTGCAGGGCTCTGTCACCGCCGACTACGCGGCCGGCAAG gcCATGGCGGGGGCCGGCATCGTCTCTGGGTTCGACATGACGGCGGAGGCCGCCCTGGCCAAGCTGTCCTACGTGCTGGGCAGGCCGGGGCTGAGCCTGGAGGGCAGGAAAGAG CTGCTGGCCCGGGACCTGCGGGGGGAGATGACCCGGCCCATGGAGACCGAGCCCCGACCGTCTCTGCAAGGCGGCCCCCTGCGCCTAGGGCTCACCCACCTCCTCGGCCTCAGCCAG GAGGCCGCCGCTGTCCGGGACGCGCTGATGCCCAGCCTGGCCTGTGCCGCGGCCCACGCGGGCGACCTGGAGGCGCTGCAGGCCCTGGCCGAGCTG GGCGGCGACCTGAGCCTGGGGGCAGCAGACGGCTGGACGCCCTTGCACGCGGCTGCTCGAGGCGGCCACGCCGGCGTGGTGTCCCTGCTGCTGCGCAGGGGGGCGGACGCCAACGCCCGCACCGACGGCGGCCTCAGCCCGCTGCAGCTGGCCGCGCGGGGCAG GCATCGGGGGGTCATCGGCCTGCTGAGGGCCGCAGGGGCCTGCCTGTCCCCGCAAGAGCTAGAGGACATGGGCACTGAGCTGTGCAG GCTGGCGTCCAGGGCCGACCAGGAAGGCCTGCAGGCGTGGTGGCAGGCCGGAGCTGACCTGGGCCTGCCAGGCTACGATGGACGCAGCGCCCTGCACGTT GCAGAGGCGACTGGGAACCTGGAGGTGGTCTCCTTCCTACAGCGCCTGCTGCGGGCAGAGGGGCCG GCCCCCCGTGACTGA